A window from Fibrobacter sp. UWB11 encodes these proteins:
- a CDS encoding ATP-binding protein, translating into MFIGRKQELQFLEDRYASKGGQLVVLYGRRRVGKTETLHEFCKDKPHVFYSCREVSDKLQLRSFSSKMLQEKIPAAKYISEFDDWEAAIGAVSELPYGKRKKLLIIDEFPYMCKFNSSVPSVLQNLWDERLKDENIMIVLCGSAMSFIEKELLAEKNPLYGRATGIFKMEPMGFYDATQFFPKYSARDKIIAYSILGGIPHYLRQFDSDLPLEENIKRNILTKGCALYSEVEFLLRQELRETILYNSIIESIALGATKLNDISKKSLIDDTSKTSVYLKNLIELSIVKREFSVDDGIKEVGNRNRGLYRLTDNFFRFWYAFVFTNYSDLESGDVDGVFEHVVKPSLHEFASLSFEDVCREFIQEKQKSGLLPFRYKRMGRWWGKTTVRRGDDTEVQETEIDLLAISADKDKYLVGECKFKGKPFTYGDFLDAMVKLSSQKEKAEFYYYLFSESGFVEKLSDEARKNHNIHLVNLDDIVKLK; encoded by the coding sequence ATGTTCATTGGCAGAAAACAGGAATTGCAATTTCTTGAAGACCGATACGCAAGCAAAGGCGGACAATTGGTCGTGCTTTACGGCCGCAGGCGCGTAGGTAAAACGGAAACACTTCATGAATTTTGCAAAGATAAGCCGCACGTGTTCTACTCATGCCGAGAAGTGTCCGACAAATTGCAGTTACGCAGCTTTTCTTCGAAGATGTTGCAAGAAAAAATTCCTGCGGCGAAATATATCTCCGAATTTGACGACTGGGAAGCGGCTATTGGCGCGGTCTCGGAGTTGCCCTACGGCAAACGTAAAAAACTGCTGATTATCGATGAATTCCCTTACATGTGCAAGTTCAACAGCAGTGTTCCATCTGTTTTACAAAACCTTTGGGATGAACGCCTGAAAGACGAGAACATCATGATAGTCCTGTGCGGCAGCGCAATGAGTTTTATCGAAAAGGAATTGCTAGCCGAGAAAAATCCGCTTTATGGAAGGGCTACGGGAATATTCAAGATGGAACCTATGGGATTTTACGATGCAACGCAGTTTTTCCCAAAATATTCCGCCCGTGACAAGATTATCGCCTACTCTATTCTTGGCGGAATTCCGCATTATTTGCGACAATTCGATTCGGACTTGCCTCTTGAAGAAAACATCAAGCGAAATATTCTTACTAAGGGATGCGCACTTTATAGCGAGGTAGAATTTTTGCTTCGACAGGAATTACGAGAAACAATTCTCTACAATTCCATCATTGAATCCATTGCGCTTGGGGCAACCAAGTTGAATGACATCAGCAAGAAATCGCTTATAGATGACACCTCGAAAACAAGCGTTTATCTAAAAAACTTGATAGAACTTTCTATCGTAAAACGTGAATTTTCTGTCGATGACGGCATAAAGGAAGTCGGAAATCGGAATCGCGGACTTTACCGCTTGACGGACAATTTTTTCCGTTTCTGGTACGCATTTGTATTTACCAACTATTCCGATTTGGAAAGCGGCGATGTCGACGGCGTTTTTGAACATGTCGTTAAGCCATCTCTGCACGAGTTTGCATCTTTATCTTTTGAAGATGTTTGTCGTGAATTCATCCAAGAAAAGCAGAAATCAGGACTGTTGCCGTTCCGTTATAAGCGGATGGGACGCTGGTGGGGCAAAACTACTGTACGCCGTGGCGATGATACAGAAGTTCAAGAAACGGAAATTGACCTGCTTGCGATATCTGCAGATAAGGATAAGTATCTTGTAGGTGAATGCAAGTTCAAGGGCAAGCCGTTTACCTACGGTGATTTTCTCGATGCGATGGTAAAGCTTTCTTCGCAAAAGGAAAAAGCAGAATTTTACTATTACCTTTTTTCAGAATCAGGCTTTGTGGAAAAACTTAGCGACGAGGCTCGCAAGAATCACAATATCCATCTTGTAAATCTTGATGATATCGTAAAGCTAAAGTAA
- a CDS encoding FISUMP domain-containing protein, whose product MRKFVRAMCHPGAQSAIGSIMVLLLTIALAACGDDSGTSPSDVISDSFPGSPSSSSVKKSSSSSVIRSSSSVIQSGDSREGSSNSKQSSSSSSKVSSSSAKATSSSSSSVIPASSGNPPSSSSKKVESSSSQKIASSSSLNNDVSSGIEYKPYAHDTCLAGNWNIHKDVYKQFTDPRNGRSYYYYTATSHKTGKKVTVMAENLNIGDMVLGENDQNDDTKIERYCYNNDTTNCDKYGGLYQWAEMMQLPSRCNTESCSDWIERDHRGICPEGWRLFTWDDYEIIRDYNDKYGDGIKGLRSQCFLGSNASGFSLIGGGKRTKKGKFEKLDNVAYWYYPEEDDYDLKLYAHFAYVMNLVNDSPTKNDGDEKTYGLSVRCTKIE is encoded by the coding sequence ATGAGAAAATTCGTAAGAGCTATGTGTCATCCTGGAGCGCAAAGCGCGATAGGATCCATTATGGTCCTTTTGCTTACCATTGCTCTTGCCGCTTGTGGCGACGACAGCGGTACTTCCCCTTCTGATGTCATCTCGGATTCCTTTCCGGGATCACCATCTAGTTCCAGCGTTAAGAAGTCGTCATCGTCTAGTGTCATCCGGAGCAGCAGTTCCGTCATCCAGAGCGGCGATAGCCGCGAAGGATCCAGTAACAGTAAGCAATCTAGTAGCAGTTCTTCGAAAGTGTCCTCTTCATCGGCGAAGGCTACTTCTTCCTCTTCTTCCTCTGTCATTCCCGCCTCGAGCGGGAATCCCCCTTCGTCCTCAAGTAAAAAAGTAGAGTCTAGCTCTAGTCAAAAGATAGCTTCATCTTCGAGTCTAAACAATGATGTATCCAGTGGTATTGAGTATAAACCATATGCTCATGATACATGCCTTGCTGGAAACTGGAATATTCATAAGGACGTTTATAAACAGTTTACTGACCCGCGTAATGGTCGTAGCTATTATTACTACACAGCGACTTCGCATAAGACGGGGAAAAAGGTAACCGTCATGGCCGAAAACCTGAATATCGGTGATATGGTTCTCGGCGAAAATGATCAAAATGACGATACGAAGATTGAACGCTATTGCTACAACAATGATACCACGAATTGCGACAAGTATGGTGGGTTGTACCAGTGGGCTGAAATGATGCAGTTACCGAGCCGTTGCAATACAGAAAGTTGTTCTGATTGGATTGAAAGAGATCATCGAGGAATTTGTCCTGAGGGCTGGCGCTTGTTTACTTGGGATGATTATGAGATAATTCGAGATTATAACGATAAATATGGTGATGGAATAAAAGGCTTGCGTTCGCAATGCTTTCTTGGAAGCAATGCTAGTGGTTTCTCTTTGATTGGTGGCGGAAAAAGAACAAAAAAGGGAAAGTTTGAAAAGTTAGACAATGTCGCATACTGGTATTATCCTGAAGAGGATGATTATGACCTTAAATTGTATGCTCATTTTGCGTATGTAATGAATCTGGTTAATGATTCTCCAACAAAAAATGATGGAGATGAAAAAACATACGGACTTTCTGTTCGTTGTACAAAAATTGAATAA
- the queC gene encoding 7-cyano-7-deazaguanine synthase QueC — MKDALLVLSGGMDSVTLLYDRAADIALAVSFDYGSNHNDKEIPFARMHCEKLGIPHITIPLKFMHDYFTSSLLSGAEAIPEGTYADENMKSTVVPFRNGIMLSVAAGLAESRDLKRVMMANHFGDHAIYPDCREEFVKNMSAAISAGTYANITIDAPYTNISKADIARKGKALGLDYSETWSCYKGGRVHCDKCATCLERKAALAEAGINDTTEYEA, encoded by the coding sequence ATGAAAGACGCTTTGCTGGTCTTGTCCGGTGGAATGGACAGTGTGACCTTGCTTTACGACCGCGCCGCGGATATTGCGCTTGCCGTTTCGTTTGATTACGGCAGCAACCACAACGACAAAGAAATTCCTTTTGCTCGCATGCATTGCGAAAAGCTCGGAATCCCGCACATTACGATTCCGCTCAAGTTTATGCACGATTACTTTACCTCGTCGCTCCTTTCGGGTGCTGAAGCTATCCCAGAAGGGACTTACGCTGACGAGAACATGAAATCGACGGTGGTGCCGTTCCGCAATGGCATTATGCTTTCTGTGGCGGCAGGGCTTGCCGAAAGCCGTGACCTCAAGCGCGTGATGATGGCAAACCACTTTGGCGACCATGCGATTTATCCGGACTGCCGCGAAGAATTTGTGAAGAACATGTCGGCAGCGATTTCAGCGGGTACATACGCAAACATCACGATTGACGCTCCGTACACGAACATTTCCAAGGCGGATATCGCTCGCAAGGGTAAGGCGCTTGGTTTGGACTACAGCGAAACTTGGTCTTGCTACAAGGGCGGCCGTGTCCATTGTGACAAGTGCGCAACCTGCCTGGAACGCAAGGCGGCTCTCGCCGAAGCAGGCATCAACGACACAACGGAATACGAGGCGTAA
- a CDS encoding 6-carboxytetrahydropterin synthase, with protein sequence MYRVIKRIEISGAHKLSLPYESKCCGLHGHNWIITVFCQSETLDENGMVVDFSRIKEIVKGKLDHQFLNDVVDFNPTAENMARWICEQVPHCYKVQVQESEGNTVEYEV encoded by the coding sequence ATGTACAGAGTTATCAAGCGTATTGAAATTTCTGGGGCTCACAAGCTCTCGCTCCCGTACGAAAGCAAGTGCTGCGGTCTGCATGGCCACAACTGGATTATCACGGTGTTCTGCCAGTCCGAAACTCTCGACGAGAATGGCATGGTGGTCGATTTCTCGCGCATCAAGGAAATTGTGAAGGGCAAGCTCGATCACCAGTTCTTGAACGATGTGGTGGATTTTAATCCGACGGCGGAAAACATGGCTCGCTGGATTTGCGAACAGGTGCCGCATTGCTACAAGGTGCAGGTTCAGGAAAGCGAAGGCAATACCGTCGAGTACGAAGTTTAG
- a CDS encoding radical SAM protein encodes MKVSEIFKSIEGEGIRMGLAAVFVRLHGCNLRCSYCDSMYAVEGPDFKQMSVGDVLAAVEAYRNESGVKCVTLTGGEPLIHEGVGELLTAFCEAGFEVNIETNGTVPCKWLLPGLFYTMDWKCKSSGMSARMKMENIISLGKNDVLKFVVGSVEDLLEAEGVVARLSLTSPDNMPHIFISPVWGELTNEQIVNWMVGSKVMTQNNARFQVQLHKIVWDPDMRGV; translated from the coding sequence ATGAAAGTCTCCGAAATTTTTAAGAGTATCGAGGGCGAAGGAATTCGCATGGGGCTGGCGGCGGTGTTTGTGCGTCTGCACGGCTGCAACTTGCGCTGTAGCTACTGCGATTCGATGTATGCGGTCGAAGGTCCTGACTTTAAGCAGATGAGCGTGGGAGATGTCCTTGCAGCGGTTGAAGCGTATCGCAACGAATCCGGTGTCAAGTGCGTCACGCTCACGGGTGGCGAACCGCTGATTCACGAAGGCGTGGGCGAGCTGCTTACCGCATTCTGTGAAGCAGGCTTTGAAGTCAATATCGAGACGAACGGCACGGTCCCTTGCAAATGGCTGTTGCCTGGACTCTTCTACACGATGGACTGGAAGTGCAAAAGCAGCGGCATGTCAGCCCGAATGAAGATGGAAAATATCATTTCACTCGGTAAAAATGACGTGCTCAAGTTCGTTGTCGGGAGTGTCGAAGACTTGCTGGAAGCGGAAGGCGTTGTCGCGCGACTCTCGCTAACATCTCCAGATAATATGCCGCACATTTTTATTTCGCCGGTATGGGGCGAACTCACCAACGAGCAAATTGTCAATTGGATGGTGGGTAGCAAGGTGATGACGCAAAACAACGCTCGGTTCCAAGTGCAACTGCACAAAATCGTGTGGGACCCCGACATGCGCGGGGTATAG
- a CDS encoding MBL fold metallo-hydrolase: MITSIILTVLFILGDAGVLFLSQDSFGKLPQGKRLERVKKSPHYDGKQFVNEEETEFMTGNKSTLTVWREFMFNNKKNTVPDTALHAIKTDLRKLPNDKDWIVWFGHSSYLVNLSGKKILVDPVFYKGSPVKFANKMFKGTDIYKPADMPDIDVLVITHDHWDHLDYETVTELEPRVKKVVTALGVGSHLEYWHYPVSKLIELDWWEKAQLGDSTRVTATPARHFSGRDLNKNKTFWASFVYESPKRTIWIGGDGGYGSHYSKIGQKFPNIDLGILENGQYNPDWAQVHTMPQYLGQEMKDLGAARYITVHHSKFCLSKHPYYEPLENAKKAAKESGKPLLMPLIGEVIYLD, from the coding sequence ATGATTACTTCAATTATTTTAACAGTCCTTTTTATTTTGGGCGATGCCGGCGTCTTGTTCTTGAGCCAGGACAGCTTTGGCAAGCTCCCGCAGGGTAAGCGCCTCGAACGCGTCAAAAAGTCCCCGCATTACGATGGCAAGCAGTTCGTGAACGAAGAAGAAACGGAATTCATGACGGGCAACAAGAGTACGCTTACTGTCTGGCGAGAATTCATGTTCAACAACAAGAAAAATACCGTTCCCGACACGGCTTTGCATGCCATCAAGACGGATTTGAGAAAACTCCCCAACGACAAAGATTGGATTGTTTGGTTCGGGCATTCATCGTACCTTGTGAACCTTTCGGGTAAGAAAATTTTGGTGGACCCGGTGTTTTACAAGGGCTCCCCCGTCAAGTTCGCTAATAAGATGTTCAAGGGCACGGATATTTACAAGCCAGCCGACATGCCGGACATCGATGTTCTTGTCATCACCCACGACCATTGGGACCATTTGGATTACGAGACCGTCACGGAATTGGAACCGCGTGTGAAAAAGGTGGTAACCGCACTTGGTGTAGGCTCGCATTTGGAATACTGGCACTATCCCGTGAGCAAGCTTATTGAACTTGACTGGTGGGAAAAAGCGCAGCTTGGCGACAGCACCCGCGTTACGGCTACGCCAGCAAGGCATTTTTCGGGTCGCGATCTGAACAAAAACAAGACGTTTTGGGCTTCGTTCGTCTATGAATCGCCCAAGCGCACTATTTGGATTGGCGGTGACGGCGGCTACGGTTCGCATTACTCGAAAATTGGGCAAAAGTTCCCGAACATTGATTTAGGGATACTTGAAAACGGGCAATATAATCCGGACTGGGCGCAAGTCCATACGATGCCGCAATATTTGGGTCAGGAGATGAAAGATTTGGGGGCTGCCCGCTACATTACGGTTCACCATTCCAAGTTCTGTCTGAGCAAGCATCCGTATTACGAACCGCTCGAAAATGCGAAAAAGGCCGCCAAGGAATCTGGCAAGCCTTTGCTCATGCCGCTAATCGGCGAAGTTATTTATCTCGATTAG
- a CDS encoding phosphoenolpyruvate carboxykinase (GTP) has protein sequence MSLTLNDIKHPKISTWVNEMIAMCEPDNVVVVDGTQEEYDALMQKCVKAGLATKLAKKENCYLFRSLPSDVARVESRTFISSVKEEDAGPTNHWIDPSELKQTMRKLYKGCMHGRTMYVIPFCMGPLGSPISKNGIEVTDSEYVVLNMDIMTRAGKKVLDIFNADPNADFVPCLHSVGKPLRECESDNGIWPCADVEYKYITQFPEERLIWSYGSGYGGNALLGKKCFALRIATVLARDEGWLAEHMLILKLTNPKGEVKYVTGAFPSACGKTNLAMLIPTIPGWKVETIGDDIAWMKFGKDGRLYAINPEAGFFGVAPGTSAESNKNALVSAEKNTIYTNCALTEDGDVWWEGIGYPAKGKLVDWKGKTRDALPKDKAPKGEEMAHPNARFTAPAKQCPCIAKEWEDPAGVPISAILFGGRRPSTIPLVHQSLNWNHGVFLGSIVGSEITAASTIDASQVGKIRRDPFAILPFCGYNMGDYFKHWIEIGQKSTEDKLPKIFYVNWFRKDANNEKLPGGFMWPGYGDNSRVLAWIFDRCNGVDNAVETPIGYMPKEGAINTDGLADYYKETLPQITKVDVEGWKKELADVKENHYPKFGKHLPKELSEIIDMIQDRLNKA, from the coding sequence ATGAGTCTTACTCTTAACGATATCAAGCACCCGAAAATCAGTACTTGGGTGAATGAAATGATTGCCATGTGCGAACCGGACAACGTCGTCGTCGTTGACGGTACCCAGGAAGAATATGATGCCCTCATGCAGAAGTGCGTCAAGGCTGGCCTCGCAACGAAGCTCGCCAAGAAGGAAAACTGCTACTTGTTCCGTTCTCTCCCGTCTGACGTGGCTCGCGTCGAATCCCGTACCTTCATTTCTTCCGTGAAGGAAGAAGATGCAGGTCCGACCAACCACTGGATCGACCCGTCTGAACTCAAGCAGACGATGCGTAAGCTCTACAAGGGTTGTATGCACGGCCGTACCATGTACGTGATCCCGTTCTGCATGGGCCCGCTCGGCTCCCCGATTTCCAAGAACGGTATCGAAGTCACTGACTCCGAATACGTCGTTCTCAACATGGACATCATGACTCGCGCTGGCAAGAAGGTTCTCGATATCTTCAATGCTGACCCGAACGCTGACTTCGTTCCGTGCCTCCACTCCGTTGGTAAGCCGCTCCGCGAATGCGAAAGCGACAACGGCATCTGGCCGTGCGCTGACGTTGAATACAAGTACATCACGCAGTTCCCGGAAGAACGCCTCATTTGGTCCTATGGTTCCGGTTACGGTGGAAACGCCCTCCTCGGCAAGAAGTGCTTTGCTCTCCGCATTGCTACCGTTCTCGCTCGCGACGAAGGCTGGCTCGCTGAACACATGCTCATCCTCAAGCTCACGAACCCGAAGGGCGAAGTCAAGTACGTGACTGGCGCATTCCCGTCTGCTTGCGGTAAGACGAACCTCGCCATGCTCATCCCGACTATCCCGGGCTGGAAGGTCGAAACCATCGGTGACGACATTGCATGGATGAAGTTTGGCAAGGATGGCCGTCTTTATGCTATCAACCCGGAAGCTGGCTTCTTCGGCGTTGCCCCGGGTACTTCTGCAGAATCCAACAAGAACGCTCTTGTTTCTGCTGAAAAGAACACGATCTACACGAACTGCGCTCTCACTGAAGACGGCGACGTGTGGTGGGAAGGCATCGGCTACCCGGCTAAGGGCAAGCTCGTTGACTGGAAGGGCAAGACCCGTGACGCTCTCCCGAAGGACAAGGCTCCGAAGGGCGAAGAAATGGCTCACCCGAATGCTCGCTTCACCGCTCCGGCTAAGCAGTGCCCGTGCATTGCTAAGGAATGGGAAGATCCGGCAGGCGTTCCTATCTCCGCAATCCTCTTCGGCGGTCGTCGTCCGTCCACCATTCCTCTGGTTCACCAGTCCTTGAACTGGAACCACGGCGTGTTCCTCGGCTCCATCGTCGGTTCCGAAATCACCGCTGCTTCCACCATCGATGCATCTCAGGTCGGTAAGATCCGTCGCGACCCGTTCGCAATCCTCCCGTTCTGCGGCTACAACATGGGTGACTACTTCAAGCACTGGATCGAAATCGGTCAGAAGTCCACTGAAGACAAGCTTCCGAAGATCTTCTACGTGAACTGGTTCCGCAAGGATGCCAACAACGAAAAGCTTCCGGGTGGCTTCATGTGGCCGGGTTACGGCGACAACAGCCGCGTGCTCGCTTGGATCTTCGACCGCTGCAACGGTGTTGACAACGCTGTCGAAACTCCGATCGGTTACATGCCGAAGGAAGGCGCCATCAATACTGATGGTCTCGCTGACTACTATAAGGAAACTCTCCCGCAGATCACGAAGGTTGACGTGGAAGGCTGGAAGAAGGAACTCGCTGACGTTAAGGAAAACCACTATCCGAAGTTCGGCAAGCACCTCCCGAAGGAACTCTCTGAAATCATCGACATGATCCAGGATCGTTTGAACAAGGCATAA
- a CDS encoding isoprenylcysteine carboxylmethyltransferase family protein produces MKLLREIIGYVLGGVLFVGLIPTLMWLASGMPDLLPVDAARGIIAVVVMLAGLALSIWTIIYMKRRGKGNPMDAFGHEVAPRTCHLMIDGPYRLNRNPMLTGTFVYLIGALVWLWHWQALLVFAIFVAIMMVQVFSEERRLRRDFGKEYEDFCKIRRRF; encoded by the coding sequence ATGAAACTGTTACGCGAAATTATTGGCTATGTTCTTGGCGGAGTGCTTTTTGTGGGGTTGATTCCAACGCTAATGTGGCTTGCTTCCGGGATGCCGGATTTGTTACCAGTTGATGCCGCTCGGGGAATAATCGCTGTTGTGGTTATGCTTGCCGGACTTGCATTGAGCATTTGGACAATCATTTACATGAAACGTCGCGGGAAAGGCAATCCGATGGACGCATTTGGTCATGAAGTCGCACCACGCACTTGCCACTTGATGATAGATGGTCCGTATCGTCTAAACAGAAATCCGATGCTTACAGGCACGTTCGTTTACCTCATTGGCGCATTAGTATGGCTATGGCATTGGCAGGCCTTGCTTGTATTTGCCATATTCGTCGCTATTATGATGGTACAAGTCTTTAGCGAAGAACGACGCCTCCGCCGTGATTTTGGCAAGGAATACGAGGATTTCTGCAAAATCCGCAGAAGATTTTAA
- a CDS encoding alkyl/aryl-sulfatase yields MTDNTPSVDPQASVNKKFESSAFTRIKNHYEALRSGLGDGNKRSSEYNTAKCKCCSEKFPDITGVWSQKNYTFLGNAYTPEDSMDTNKHLCVHPNLWENGASNHLSGVFEVLPGKIYQVRGYDMSNLTFVRSNPSGGNPRWIVFDTLMSNECTKVAMDLFEAYFKKTYSDYSLSGSIVGMIISHSHIDHYGGMETVMDYFIDPKNPDNNGKIIENSDDEDDGKNTENAKESKDDVKKVANCFILAPAGFYDHAVSENVYLGNAMGRRASYQYGSFIKPMDENDLCGEISIGIGQGQSTGKPSAVGRPTIEILENVTLQLDEIKVEFQLTPGTEAPAEMNNYIQDYQALWLAENCSGTLHNLYTLRGAEIRDAKAWSHFLMEAAVKYGNITNVIFQSHNWPHWKNGTTEKDVPTVNIRDFIIETASIYKYIHDQTLLYMNMGYKMNEVADMLVLPRGMQKNWTLKPFYGTPVHNAKAVYQKYLGWYDANPIHLQELPPEQLAKETLRYVMAGSREKMLSMIDEDIAKGNYWTAAYMSNQMILSGDCDDISDKVRNLCATALRQLGAQCESGTWRNAYLSAAYELVNKKLQPDQEKSDQLAQMPPETLLDYISIFFDGELAAKFNCDSTLAVLKNGIYTYFAFVVKNGAILYYEITEEEYNKSDNKINVSFDELKSVAIGKYSVENNILRDISNALINVASYKRFKYFDIIGRHDSEVKASGDNPIDLKKEVSDCILLLEKYVGKFNKKTPVLVLSEEDKQSWNDYYKLLKEDTHVILDGDFFIPGDKSMGIGNDGKFMQYELYYTLYALYRYLYRSYLKNDYGYKGNNFDEDSFAKLKQSIVLLETYVADYYLCNSKTNISLEDDDFEAWRYLNNDTKESSKQSLNVADFFKELYKRYKELSCEIKSTGKNFFLESVADDKRSITVHNTSHNRLQCNNVELNDVIQNDSAVIDVSKIDKNAIVETFYQSGEEMFVTGRLVYRK; encoded by the coding sequence ATGACAGACAACACACCTAGCGTTGATCCGCAAGCATCTGTTAATAAAAAATTTGAATCAAGTGCATTTACACGTATCAAAAATCACTATGAAGCACTGCGTAGCGGTCTCGGAGATGGAAACAAACGTTCTTCCGAATACAACACGGCAAAATGCAAATGCTGCTCGGAAAAATTTCCCGATATCACAGGCGTTTGGTCTCAAAAGAATTACACATTTTTAGGAAACGCATATACTCCCGAAGATAGCATGGATACCAATAAACATTTGTGCGTTCACCCGAATCTTTGGGAAAACGGTGCAAGCAACCATTTGTCTGGCGTATTTGAAGTTTTGCCGGGTAAAATTTACCAAGTCCGTGGCTATGACATGTCCAACCTTACATTTGTAAGGAGTAACCCAAGTGGGGGAAACCCGCGCTGGATTGTCTTTGACACTTTGATGAGCAACGAGTGCACAAAAGTTGCGATGGATCTTTTCGAAGCATATTTCAAAAAAACGTACTCTGATTATTCGCTTAGCGGTTCCATCGTCGGGATGATTATCAGCCATTCCCACATAGACCATTATGGCGGTATGGAAACCGTTATGGATTACTTTATCGATCCCAAGAATCCTGACAATAATGGGAAAATCATCGAAAATAGCGATGATGAAGATGATGGGAAAAACACCGAAAATGCCAAAGAATCCAAGGATGACGTAAAAAAAGTCGCCAACTGTTTTATCCTTGCGCCCGCAGGTTTTTACGACCACGCCGTCAGCGAAAACGTTTACTTGGGCAATGCCATGGGCAGGCGAGCTTCTTATCAATACGGAAGTTTTATCAAGCCGATGGATGAAAACGATCTTTGCGGCGAAATCAGTATCGGCATTGGGCAAGGGCAGTCTACCGGAAAACCTTCCGCAGTAGGTAGGCCGACAATTGAAATTTTGGAAAACGTTACATTGCAACTTGACGAAATTAAAGTCGAGTTCCAGTTAACTCCGGGAACAGAAGCACCGGCCGAAATGAACAATTACATTCAAGATTATCAAGCTTTATGGCTCGCCGAAAACTGCTCTGGTACACTACACAACCTTTATACCCTTCGTGGTGCAGAAATCCGTGATGCCAAGGCTTGGTCGCATTTCTTGATGGAAGCAGCCGTTAAATATGGCAATATAACTAATGTTATTTTCCAGAGTCATAATTGGCCTCACTGGAAAAACGGCACAACTGAAAAAGATGTTCCTACAGTTAATATACGCGACTTCATTATCGAAACAGCGTCCATTTACAAGTACATTCATGACCAAACACTCCTTTATATGAACATGGGCTACAAGATGAATGAAGTAGCGGACATGCTCGTATTACCGAGGGGCATGCAAAAAAATTGGACGCTCAAGCCATTCTACGGAACGCCTGTACATAATGCAAAAGCCGTGTATCAAAAATATCTTGGCTGGTACGACGCCAACCCAATACACCTTCAGGAACTTCCGCCAGAACAATTAGCCAAGGAAACTCTTCGTTATGTGATGGCCGGTAGCCGTGAAAAGATGTTGTCCATGATTGACGAAGATATCGCCAAAGGCAATTATTGGACCGCCGCTTACATGTCGAACCAGATGATTCTTTCTGGCGACTGCGATGATATCTCTGACAAAGTCAGGAATCTTTGCGCTACAGCGTTGCGACAACTTGGAGCCCAGTGCGAATCGGGAACTTGGCGCAACGCATACCTGAGCGCGGCTTATGAACTCGTCAACAAAAAACTTCAGCCAGATCAAGAGAAGTCTGATCAGTTGGCACAAATGCCTCCAGAAACGCTGCTAGATTATATATCGATTTTCTTTGACGGTGAATTGGCGGCCAAGTTCAATTGCGATAGTACCCTTGCAGTCTTGAAAAACGGCATTTATACTTATTTTGCTTTTGTCGTTAAGAACGGCGCAATTCTCTATTACGAAATCACTGAAGAAGAATACAATAAGTCTGATAATAAAATTAATGTCTCCTTTGATGAACTCAAGAGTGTCGCAATCGGTAAGTACAGTGTTGAAAACAACATCCTTCGCGATATATCAAACGCATTGATCAATGTCGCAAGTTACAAGCGCTTCAAATATTTCGATATAATTGGTAGGCATGATAGCGAAGTGAAGGCTAGCGGCGATAATCCAATTGATTTGAAAAAGGAAGTAAGCGATTGCATTTTGTTGCTTGAAAAATATGTCGGAAAGTTCAATAAAAAAACACCAGTTCTTGTTCTTTCTGAAGAAGATAAGCAAAGCTGGAACGATTACTACAAACTGTTAAAAGAGGACACTCATGTTATTCTTGACGGCGATTTCTTTATTCCAGGTGACAAAAGCATGGGAATTGGAAATGACGGCAAGTTTATGCAATACGAGCTGTACTATACCTTGTACGCACTTTATAGATACTTGTACCGTAGCTATTTAAAGAATGATTACGGCTATAAAGGGAACAACTTTGATGAAGATTCTTTTGCAAAGTTGAAACAAAGTATCGTCTTGCTCGAAACGTATGTTGCCGATTATTATCTTTGCAATTCTAAAACCAATATTTCTCTTGAAGATGACGATTTTGAAGCATGGCGCTATCTGAACAATGATACCAAAGAATCTTCAAAGCAATCTCTCAATGTTGCAGATTTCTTCAAGGAACTCTACAAGCGCTATAAAGAGCTTTCGTGCGAAATTAAATCTACCGGGAAAAATTTCTTCTTGGAGTCCGTCGCGGACGATAAAAGATCTATCACGGTTCATAATACATCACACAACAGGCTCCAATGCAACAACGTTGAATTGAATGATGTAATCCAAAACGATTCTGCCGTTATCGATGTTTCAAAAATCGATAAGAACGCAATTGTAGAGACTTTCTACCAATCTGGTGAAGAAATGTTCGTCACCGGTAGACTCGTCTATCGAAAATAG